The Mixophyes fleayi isolate aMixFle1 chromosome 1, aMixFle1.hap1, whole genome shotgun sequence genome includes a region encoding these proteins:
- the CEBPE gene encoding CCAAT/enhancer-binding protein epsilon — protein sequence MSQNYYEFEKRGQSSGYPSRLGGSQAELGGNLCDPETSVDLSTYIESGEELLSDLFPLKQERLKHTYQYMPTEGLPSSALYGYPHSMVPDRRIGGYESGGVIVKEETRGSHRTVCNTLQYQAAQCGQTAVHLPPPLEGVHSTLRVLKGSLSGVYPAPPLKEPSHKGKKSLSKDSLEYRLRRERNNIAVRKSRDKAKRRNLETQQRALEFMAENEKLRNRIQQLTQELEALRGVFRQIPEAAALAKGSGGCS from the exons ATGTCTCAAAACTACTATGAGTTTGAAAAACGGGGCCAAAGTTCAGGCTATCCTTCCCGTTTGGGAGGATCTCAGGCAGAACTAGGGGGCAATCTCTGTGATCCCGAGACCTCTGTGGATTTGTCCACATACATCGAGTCAGGAGAGGAACTTTTGTCTGATCTGTTCCCTCTTAAACAGGAACGTCTGAAACATACATATCAATATATGCCCACAGAGGGGTTGCCCTCTTCTGCTCTGTATGGATACCCACACAGCATGGTCCCAGACCGTAGAATAGGAGGCTATGAATCTGGGGGAGTGATTGTGAAGGAGGAGACACGTGGATCACACAGGACTGTGTGCAACACTCTACAGTACCAGGCCGCACAGTGTGGGCAGACGGCAGTGCACCTTCCTCCTCCATTGGAGGGTGTACATTCAACACTCCGTGTATTAAAG GGTTCTCTCTCAGGGGTGTATCCTGCCCCTCCATTAAAAGAGCCAAGCCATAAGGGTAAGAAGTCATTGAGTAAAGACAGTCTGGAGTACCGCCTGCGCCGAGAGAGAAACAACATTGCGGTGCGAAAGAGCCGCGATAAAGCCAAGCGGAGGAATCTGGAAACTCAGCAGCGTGCGCTGGAGTTCATGGCAGAGAACGAGAAGCTGCGGAATCGCATACAACAGCTGACTCAGGAGCTTGAAGCTTTGAGAGGGGTTTTCAGGCAAATCCCAGAAGCTGCCGCATTGGCCAAAGGATCTGGAGGATGCAGCTGA